A portion of the Ricinus communis isolate WT05 ecotype wild-type chromosome 10, ASM1957865v1, whole genome shotgun sequence genome contains these proteins:
- the LOC8269729 gene encoding peptidyl-prolyl cis-trans isomerase CYP18-2, with amino-acid sequence MWASSEGGAPEVTLETSMGSFTVELYYKHAPKTCRNFLELSRRGYYDNVKFHRIIKDFIVQGGDPTGTGRGGESIYGPKFEDEIKPELKHTGAGIISMANAGPNTNGSQFFITLSPTPTLDGKHTIFGRVCRGMEVLKRLGSIQTDNNDRPIHDVKILRTSVKD; translated from the exons ATGTGGGCAAGCTCAGAAGGAGGAGCTCCTGAGGTGACTCTAGAAACTTCAATGGGATCTTTTACTGTTGAG TTATATTACAAGCATGCACCAAAAACTTGTAGAAACTTCCTTGAACTATCTCGCAGAGGTTATTATGATAATGTGAAATTTCATCGAATTATCAAG GATTTTATAGTGCAAGGAGGGGATCCAACTGGTACCGGGAGAGGAGGAGAATCCATATACGG TCCAAAGTTTGAGGATGAGATAAAGCCTGAATTGAAGCATACTGGAGCTGGGATTATATCCATGGCAAATGCTGGTCCAAATACCAATGGAAGCCAGTTCTTCATTACTTTGTCACCAACTCCGACTCTAGATG GAAAACATACTATTTTTGGTAGAGTGTGTAGAGGAATGGAAGTACTCAAAAGACTTGGCAGCATCCAAACTGACAACAATGATAG GCCGATCCATGACGTGAAGATTTTACGAACATCTGTCAAAGATTAA